In Salvelinus alpinus chromosome 30, SLU_Salpinus.1, whole genome shotgun sequence, a single genomic region encodes these proteins:
- the LOC139559744 gene encoding deubiquitinating protein VCPIP1-like has protein sequence MSLLQGSKKKDKRILSGTCPDPKCQARLFFPAYGSISIECTECGQRHEQNNLLNVEEVTDPDVVLHNLLRNALLGVTGAPKKGTELVKVMGLSNYHCKLLSPILTRYGMDKQTGKAKLLREMNQGEMFDCSLLGDRAFLIEHEHVSTVGYGKDRSGSLIYLHDTLEEIKKANSNKECLIPVHVDGDGHCLVHAVSRALVGRELFWHALRENLKQNFKQNLDRYKALFQDFIDAAEWEDIINECDPLFIPPEGVPLGLRNIHIFGLANVLHRPIILLDSLSGMRSSGDYSATFLPGLVPEEQCKGKDGKFNKPICIAWSSSGRNHYIPLVGIKNTLLPKLPPRLLPKAWGVPQELIKKYINLEQDGSCVIAGDRSLQDKYVMRLVNAMEEIFMEKHGIHPSLVADVHQYVYRRTGMIGVQPEEVTEAAKKSVMENRLHRCLICNALSELHVLPEWLAPSGKLYNLAKSTHGQLRPDKNYSFPLNNVVCSYDPEKDILIPDYKLSTLNTCNWCHGTSVRHIHGNGSVVYLDGDRTNTRSQGGKCGCGFKHYWEGKEYDNLPEAFPITLEWGGRVVRETVYWFQYEVEVSLNSNVYDVAMKLVTKHFPGEFGSELLVQKVVNTILHHTAKKNPDEYNPVSIDGAHAQRLTDVVETQQAVDTQPPTKIILTGQKSKTIHKEELTMSKAERSLQQSISEQALVTQKRRTDRLKQEQKGVQGHGRPSSPSAAQEPSSSAPATPTKYSFSPTSSKEKKIRVTTSDGRQAMLTLQAQTTFSELQRSIANEFIVSPAQQCIRHGFPPKELLPPKDGEENEPVALQHGDRVTVEILRGPEDHKVSAPSASSSHSSLHSLHSVKSDDPVTSSRMNTSRELQENIDLEMSSLCLLATLMGEEVWSYAKKLPHLFQQGGVFFNIVKKDMGLMDGKHCTLPHLTGKTFVYNAAEECLELCVDAAGHFPVGPDVEDLVKEALVQLRSEASSRSREGSPSHSLLRLGSGGVVRKKEQLQSVNAFQGKGHSLGSAPGGSPPEHKPITRQHSSGVDLSSSVSKGPDLSDISEDATKELVRMAPGFVTMKDSRHLDPSMIEEQRKKLQEMVSSIQASMDRHLREQSNAGAGTGGPAERTSGAKMSASQSAPEVGDQEASSMDVSTAGAHGTPVKAGNKPDGKDAGSEELEEMDSQDAEHTNALEPMDHS, from the exons ATGTCGTTGCTACAAGGCTCAAAGAAAAAGGACAAGCGTATTTTGTCCGGTACCTGCCCAGACCCGAAATGCCAGGCGAGGCTATTCTTCCCTGCTTACGGCTCGATCAGCATTGAATGCACTGAATGTGGCCAACGCCACGAACAGAATAATCTTTTAAACGTGGAAGAAGTAACTGATCCAGACGTTGTACTGCACAATTTGTTAAGAAATGCCCTACTCGGTGTCACTGGAGCCCCAAAGAAGGGAACCGAGCTGGTGAAAGTGATGGGGCTTTCCAACTACCATTGCAAGCTCCTCTCTCCTATTCTCACAAGGTATGGAATGGATAAGCAGACGGGAAAAGCGAAACTGCTGAGGGAAATGAATCAAGGAGAGATGTTCGACTGCTCACTTCTAGGTGATCGGGCGTTTCTAATCGAACATGAGCATGTATCTACAGTTGGCTATGGCAAGGACAGATCCGGGAGCCTGATATACCTTCACGACACTTTGGAGGAGATTAAGAAAGCTAACAGCAACAAAGAATGCTTAATTCCTGTTCATGTGGATGGAGATGGACATTGCCTTGTTCATGCTGTGTCCAGGGCCCTGGTAGGCAGAGAACTGTTCTGGCATGCCTTAAGAGAGAATTTGAAACAGAATTTCAAGCAAAATCTGGATCGCTACAAGGCACTCTTTCAGGATTTTATTGATGCAGCTGAATGGGAGGACATCATCAACGAATGTGACCCCCTTTTTATCCCACCGGAGGGTGTGCCACTGGGACTTCGAAACATTCACATATTTGGCTTGGCTAATGTGCTGCACCGCCCCATAATCTTGTTAGATTCACTGAGTGGAATGAGGAGCTCTGGGGATTACTCTGCAACTTTTCTCCCTGGGCTTGTACCGGAAGAGCAGTGCAAGGGAAAAGATGGAAAGTTCAACAAGCCTATATGCATCGCCTGGAGTAGCTCTGGGCGTAACCACTACATCCCTCTTGTCGGAATAAAAAACACCCTCCTTCCCAAACTGCCGCCAAGGCTTCTCCCCAAAGCTTGGGGGGTCCCGCAGGAGCTCATCAAGAAGTACATTAATTTGGAGCAAGACGGGAGCTGCGTCATCGCGGGAGACAGGAGCTTACAAGACAAGTATGTGATGAGACTGGTCAATGCCATGGAGGAGATCTTCATGGAGAAGCATGGAATCCACCCCTCCCTGGTGGCAGACGTGCATCAGTACGTTTACAGACGGACCGGTATGATCGGCGTCCAACCCGAAGAGGTGACGGAGGCTGCCAAGAAATCAGTCATGGAAAACCGGCTACATCGCTGTCTGATCTGCAATGCACTCTCTGAGCTTCATGTTCTACCTGAGTGGCTGGCTCCAAGTGGTAAGCTCTACAACCTGGCTAAATCCACCCACGGGCAGCTCAGACCCGACAAGAACTACAGCTTTCCGTTGAACAATGTGGTCTGCTCTTACGACCCCGAGAAAGACATCCTCATTCCTGACTACAAACTAAGCACCTTGAACACCTGCAACTGGTGCCACGGCACCTCAGTGCGGCACATCCATGGCAACGGCTCTGTGGTGTACTTAGATGGAGACAGAACCAACACCCGCTCCCAGGGGGGGAAGTGCGGCTGCGGCTTCAAGCACTACTGGGAGGGAAAGGAGTACGACAATCTGCCAGAGGCTTTCCCCATCACTCTGGAGTGGGGTGGGCGTGTCGTGAGGGAGACAGTGTACTGGTTCCAGTATGAGGTTGAGGTGAGCCTGAACAGCAACGTCTATGATGTTGCCATGAAACTGGTTACCAAGCATTTCCCTGGGGAGTTTGGGAGTGAGCTCCTAGTGCAGAAAGTGGTGAACACCATTTTGCATCACACTGCCAAGAAGAACCCAGATGAGTATAACCCAGTCTCCATTGACGGTGCGCATGCTCAGAGACTCACAGACGTGGTGGAAACCCAGCAGGCTGTTGACACACAGCCACCGACTAAGATCATACTAACTGGGCAGAAATCAAAGACCATTCATAAAGAGGAGCTGACCATGAGTAAAGCAGAGCGGAGCCTCCAGCAGAGCATCAGCGAACAGGCCCTAGTGACCCAGAAAAGGAGGACAGATCGACTGAAGCAGGAGCAGAAGGGAGTCCAGGGACATGGGCGGCCGTCCTCTCCGAGTGCTGCTCAGGAACCTTCCTCCTCCGCTCCAGCCACGCCCACCAAATATTCCTTCTCCCCCACTTCCAGTAAGGAGAAGAAGATCCGTGTCACCACTAGCGACGGGCGGCAGGCCATGCTCACTCTACAGGCTCAAACCACCTTTTCTGAGCTCCAGAGGAGCATTGCGAACGAGTTCATTGTGTCTCCAGCCCAGCAATGTATTCGACATGGGTTTCCCCCCAAAGAACTTTTGCCTCCCAAGGATGGAGAGGAGAATGAGCCTGTGGCTCTCCAACATGGGGACAGGGTGACTGTGGAGATCCTGAGAGGTCCAGAGGATCACAAGGTTTCTGCCCCAAGTGCTTCCAGTTCCCATTCATCCCTTCATTCCCTCCACTCTGTGAAGAGTGATGATCCAGTGACTTCCAGCAGAATGAATACTAGCAGAGAGCTACAGGAGAACATTGACCTTGagatgtcctctctctgtctcctagcaACCTTAATGG GAGAAGAAGTCTGGTCATATGCAAAAAAACTGCCTCACTTATTCCAGCAAGGTGGAGTTTTCTTCAACATTGTGAAGAAAGATATGG GCCTGATGGATGGCAAGCACTGCACCCTCCCACACTTGACTGGAAAGACGTTTGTGTACAACGCAGCAGAGGAGTGTCTGGAGCTGTGTGTGGATGCAGCGGGGCACTTCCCCGTGGGCCCTGACGTGGAGGACCTCGTCAAGGAGGCACTGGTGCAGCTCCGCTCTGAGGCTTCCTCCAGGAGTCGGGAGGGAAGCCCCTCTCACAGCCTGCTGAGGCTCGGAAGTGGAGGTGTGGTGCGCAAGAAGGAGCAGCTCCAGAGTGTCAATGCCTTCCAAGGTAAGGGCCACTCCCTGGGCAGTGCCCCAGGCGGCTCTCCCCCTGAACACAAGCCCATCACCCGCCAGCACAGCAGCGGGGTGGACCTGAGCTCCAGCGTCTCGAAGGGACCCGACCTCTCTGACATCTCAGAAGATGCAACCAAGGAGCTGGTGCGCATGGCTCCTGGTTTCGTCACCATGAAAGACAGCCGACACCTAGACCCTAGTATGATCGAAGAACAGAGGAAAAAACTACAGGAGATGGTCTCATCCATCCAAGCCTCCATGGACAGGCACCTGAGGGAGCAGAGCAATGCAGGGGCAGGCACTGGGGGCCCTGCAGAAAGGACAAGTGGGGCTAAGATGAGTGCTTCCCAATCTGCCCCAGAGGTAGGTGACCAGGAAGCCTCTTCTATGGACGTATCTACTGCTGGTGCACATGGCACACCAGTGAAGGCAGGGAACAAGCCTGATGGAAAGGATGCAGGGTCAGAGGAGCTGGAGGAAATGGATAGCCAGGATGCAGAGCATACCAACGCCCTGGAGCCGATGGATCATTCCTGA